One stretch of Roseimicrobium sp. ORNL1 DNA includes these proteins:
- a CDS encoding AraC family transcriptional regulator, with protein sequence MSTSPEEALAERERFLKQLSPDTAFYRLFDHMPDVSFFAKDRSFRFICASRRFYERFGFSAEWELLGKNDFDIFPPRLAENFRRDDELVMGSGEPKLNIVELFFTQQGIPDWFVTNKLPLKDRKGKVIGVMGTVQSYEGRKQLLQPYLQLDRAVTYIREHFRTGVTVAELAEIVHLSPRQLHRKFVETFGSSPQSFIMKLRIQAACEALQKESSQIGEVAREMGFCDQSSFTQQFQKHVGLTPMRYQRQFRLRVG encoded by the coding sequence ATGTCCACGAGTCCCGAAGAAGCCCTGGCAGAGCGTGAGCGCTTCCTGAAGCAGCTCTCGCCGGACACTGCGTTCTACCGGCTCTTCGACCATATGCCGGACGTCTCCTTCTTCGCGAAGGACCGCAGCTTCCGCTTCATCTGTGCCAGCCGCCGGTTCTACGAGCGGTTCGGTTTCTCCGCGGAATGGGAACTGCTTGGCAAAAACGATTTCGACATCTTCCCACCGCGCCTCGCGGAGAACTTCCGTCGCGATGACGAGCTCGTGATGGGTAGCGGCGAGCCGAAGCTGAACATCGTGGAGCTCTTCTTCACCCAGCAGGGCATCCCTGATTGGTTCGTGACCAACAAGCTTCCGCTGAAGGACCGCAAGGGAAAGGTCATCGGCGTGATGGGCACGGTGCAGAGCTATGAAGGGCGCAAGCAACTCCTGCAGCCCTACCTCCAGCTCGACCGCGCCGTGACCTACATCCGCGAGCACTTCCGCACCGGTGTGACCGTGGCGGAGCTGGCCGAGATTGTGCACCTCTCACCGCGACAGCTTCATCGCAAATTCGTGGAGACCTTCGGCAGCAGCCCGCAGTCCTTCATCATGAAGCTGCGCATCCAGGCCGCGTGCGAGGCCCTGCAGAAGGAAAGCAGTCAAATCGGCGAAGTCGCCCGCGAGATGGGCTTCTGCGACCAGAGTTCGTTCACGCAGCAGTTCCAGAAGCACGTGGGGCTCACGCCCATGCGGTACCAGCGGCAGTTCCGGCTGCGAGTTGGTTGA